A stretch of the Snodgrassella alvi genome encodes the following:
- a CDS encoding ParB N-terminal domain-containing protein — translation MTINQKWYEKQEYKSVDDLQLWDTNPRFNPSRKLETLKDCVEELIKDDSGKEKFINLITSIAIDGFIGLDPIIICQNNEAGFTVAEGNRRVMALKLLRNPENSPNKIRKYVDKLSKLINKSEIEKINVFLAPSFDDAIWYVTKRHTSTNNGLVPWDRIR, via the coding sequence ATGACAATAAATCAAAAATGGTATGAAAAACAGGAATATAAATCAGTAGATGATTTGCAACTTTGGGATACCAATCCACGTTTTAACCCATCTAGGAAATTAGAAACACTCAAAGATTGTGTAGAAGAACTGATTAAAGATGATAGTGGCAAAGAAAAATTTATCAATTTAATTACTTCCATAGCTATAGATGGATTTATAGGTTTAGATCCTATAATTATTTGTCAAAATAATGAAGCAGGATTTACTGTGGCAGAAGGCAATAGACGGGTTATGGCGCTAAAACTATTACGTAATCCAGAAAACTCGCCCAATAAAATCCGGAAATATGTGGACAAGTTGTCTAAATTAATTAACAAGAGCGAAATCGAAAAAATAAATGTTTTCTTAGCACCTTCTTTTGATGATGCAATCTGGTATGTAACGAAACGACATACATCAACAAATAATGGCTTAGTCCCATGGGACAGAATCAGATGA